A genomic stretch from Hemibagrus wyckioides isolate EC202008001 linkage group LG18, SWU_Hwy_1.0, whole genome shotgun sequence includes:
- the LOC131368830 gene encoding potassium channel subfamily K member 4, which produces MRCSTLLCILTGVLVYLIIGALVFHYLEAPYEEGIHNNLLYTRMEFLDNYTCVSPDMLQALIEKVTDAIGAGVDPKKNDTFSSSWDFASAFFFSGTIITTIGYGNISPKTEWGQLFCICYALVGIPMFGFLLAGVGDHLGTGLRNAIAKIEMLFLKWKVSPTIVRVISAVLSILLGCILFIFVPTLVFQKVESWSLLESAYFVVITLTTVGFGDYVAGDGGTEHWYKVLVWFWILLGLAYFASILTMIGNWLRVLSRKTRAEMEGLRAHATDWTQNIQNMSVDFRISGKLDDPFKRRRRKRRHGGRSHGNSQSVPGINGQVESRRRENGYYDDRSGSGSSSYSYTSNESYTESETSSEETQTEQVPEMNGRKEKTDPTFSQPLDYFGENLAYIDESSDAVSGKLHLDPLLDRPESKMAALQKAKRRRQRRQAGKKTPKTSPSKQHHTAPNGGILITPPNNTPPASPPHGQPM; this is translated from the exons ATGCGCTGCTCCACGCTGCTATGCATCCTGACAGGTGTGCTGGTCTACCTGATCATAGGCGCGCTTGTGTTCCACTACCTAGAGGCTCCGTATGAGGAAGGAATCCACAACAATCTTCTGTACACCCGGATGGAATTCCTGGACAATTATACTTGCGTGAGCCCTGATATGCTCCAAGCACTGATAGAG AAGGTTACAGATGCCATCGGGGCCGGTGTCGACCCAAAGAAGAATGACACGTTCAGTAGCAGCTGGGACTTTGCCAGtgctttcttcttctctggCACTATCATTACCACCATTG GTTATGGGAACATCTCCCCAAAGACCGAGTGGGGACAGCTGTTCTGTATCTGCTACGCCCTGGTGGGGATCCCCATGTTTGGGTTCCTGCTAGCCGGAGTAGGGGACCATTTAGGAACTGGGCTGAGGAATGCTATTGCTAAGATAGAGATGCTCTTCCTG AAGTGGAAAGTCAGCCCTACTATTGTTCGCGTCATTTCCGCTGTACTGTCCATCCTGCTGGGCTGCATACTCTTCATCTTTGTGCCCACTCTGGTCTTCCAGAAGGTGGAGAGTTGGTCCTTGCTGGAATCTGCCTATTTTGTGGTCATCACCCTCACCACTGTGGGCTTTGGGGACTATGTAGCAG GTGATGGAGGGACTGAACACTGGTATAAAGTTCTGGTGTGGTTCTGGATCCTACTTGGATTGGCTTACTTTGCCTCCATCCTCACCATGATTGGGAACTGGCTACGAGTCCTGTCCAGAAAAACCCGTGCTGAG ATGGAAGGTCTCAGAGCACACGCCACGGACTGGACccagaacatccagaacatgtCCGTGGACTTCCGTATCTCTGGCAAACTAGACGACCCGTTTAAACGTAGACGGCGAAAACGTCGCCATGGCGGCCGTAGTCATGGAAACAGCCAAAGCGTTCCAGGAATTAACGGTCAGGTAGAAAGCAGGAGACGAGAGAACGGATATTACGACGACCGATCCGGATCTGGATCCTCCTCGTACTCATATACGTCCAACGAATCATACACGGAATCTGAGACGAGCTCAGAGGAAACCCAGACGGAGCAGGTGCCAGAAATGAatgggaggaaagaaaaaacagaccCCACATTCTCACAACCACTGGATTACTTTGGAGAAAACCTAGCCTATATCGACGAGTCCTCAGATGCTGTTAGTGGCAAGCTTCACCTGGACCCGCTCCTGGACAGACCGGAATCCAAAATGGCTGCACTGCAAAAGGCTAAGAGGAGACGTCAAAGGAGACAAGCAGGGAAGAAAACACCCAAAACTAGCCCTTCGAAGCAGCACCACACAGCACCCAATGGAGGAATTCTAATAACACCACCTAATAACACCCCTCCTGCTTCACCGCCTCACGGGCAGCCAATGTGA